From a single Manis javanica isolate MJ-LG chromosome Y, MJ_LKY, whole genome shotgun sequence genomic region:
- the LOC140843074 gene encoding kelch-like protein 4 isoform X2: MSNLLCIDDIDVPDEEAIVNAVMQWVGYDVQGRQQDLEMLLSYVRLPLLPPQNMGIRIYNSSVSENVSLPSLDSITTVLYGRTQEPASETFCVPTAWKHKRPCDPTSEKYDLRTNSWLHSSVALGFSLEFQLLIVSSVSTEEVIA, encoded by the exons ATGTCCAATCTTCTGTGCATTGATGACATTGATGTGCCTGATGAAGAAGCCATTGTCAATGCTGTCATGCAGTGGGTAGGTTATGATGTGCAGGGGAGGCAGCAAGACCTGGAAATGCTGCTCTCTTACGTCAGACTGCCCTTACTGCCACCACAG AACATGGGAATACGTATTTACAACTCATCAGTTTCTGAAAATGTGTCCCTACCGTCCCTTGACTCCATTACCACAGTTTTATATGGAAGGACGCAAGAACCAGCTTCTGAGACTTTTTGTGTACCTACAGCCTGGAAACATAAAAGACCCTGTG ATCCTACAAGTGAAAAATATGACCTCAGGACCAACAGCTGGCTACATAGTAGCGTAGCCTTAGGTTTCAGTTTGGAGTTTCAGTTATTGATAGTAAGCTCTGTGTCCACGGAGGAAGTGATAGCTTAA